In Allomuricauda ruestringensis DSM 13258, the following proteins share a genomic window:
- the rimP gene encoding ribosome assembly cofactor RimP, with amino-acid sequence MLKDKVKQLLNNALEEHSSLFLVDFTIGGDNSIKVVLDGDQGVSLQDCMNVSRAIEHNLDREEEDFSLEVTSAGATSPLQLPRQYNKNIGRKLQVKTSSGKLEGTLVETSIDSITLEWKAREPKPVGKGKITVQKKQEIAFSDIQEAKVKLKF; translated from the coding sequence ATGTTGAAGGATAAAGTAAAGCAATTGTTGAACAATGCATTGGAAGAACATTCTTCCTTGTTCTTGGTTGATTTTACGATTGGCGGCGATAATAGCATCAAAGTCGTTTTGGACGGTGATCAAGGAGTTAGTCTGCAAGATTGTATGAATGTTAGCCGGGCCATTGAACATAATTTGGATCGCGAGGAGGAAGATTTTTCCTTGGAGGTGACCTCGGCTGGAGCTACATCGCCTTTGCAATTGCCACGTCAGTACAACAAAAATATTGGAAGAAAATTACAGGTGAAGACCAGCTCTGGGAAATTGGAAGGAACACTGGTGGAAACCTCGATAGATAGTATTACCTTGGAATGGAAGGCGCGAGAGCCCAAACCAGTGGGTAAAGGAAAAATTACAGTGCAGAAAAAGCAGGAAATCGCATTTTCTGATATTCAAGAAGCAAAAGTTAAATTAAAATTTTAA
- the nusA gene encoding transcription termination factor NusA yields MENLALIESFSEFKDDKFIDRVTLMAILEEVFRSALKKKFGSDDNFDIIINPDKGDLEIWRNRVVVEDGEVEEPNEEISLSEARKIEPDFEVGEDVSEEVKLIDLGRRAILALRQNLISKIHEHDNTTIYKQFKDLEGEIYTAEVHHIRHRAVILLDDEGNEIILPKEKQIPSDFFRKGDNVRGIIESVELKGNKPTIIMSRTSPIFLEQLFFQEIPEVFDGLITIKKAVRIPGEKAKVAVDSYDDRIDPVGACVGMKGSRIHGIVRELGNENIDVINWTNNPQLMVTRALSPARVSSVKLNDEKKTAQVYLKPEEVSKAIGRGGHNIRLAGQLTGYEIDVFREGVEEDVELTEFSDEIESWVIEEFKKIGLDTARSVLEQDAKDLVKRTDLEEETILEVVRILKEEFED; encoded by the coding sequence ATGGAAAACCTAGCGCTCATCGAATCCTTTTCGGAGTTTAAGGACGATAAGTTTATTGACAGGGTTACCCTTATGGCGATTTTGGAAGAAGTGTTCCGAAGTGCGCTCAAGAAAAAATTTGGTTCTGACGACAATTTTGATATTATTATCAACCCCGATAAAGGGGATTTGGAGATATGGAGAAACCGTGTGGTTGTTGAAGATGGTGAAGTGGAAGAACCTAACGAGGAAATATCCTTGTCCGAAGCTAGAAAAATCGAGCCCGATTTTGAGGTGGGCGAAGATGTTTCGGAAGAGGTGAAGCTGATTGATTTGGGTAGGAGGGCAATTTTGGCGTTGCGTCAAAACCTGATCTCCAAGATCCATGAGCACGACAATACCACCATCTACAAGCAATTTAAGGACTTGGAAGGTGAGATTTATACTGCAGAGGTGCACCATATTAGGCATCGTGCAGTTATTTTGTTGGATGATGAAGGAAATGAGATCATTCTTCCAAAAGAAAAACAGATTCCATCCGACTTTTTCCGTAAAGGGGACAACGTACGTGGCATTATCGAGAGCGTGGAGCTTAAAGGAAACAAGCCTACCATTATCATGTCCAGAACCTCACCAATTTTCTTGGAGCAATTGTTCTTCCAAGAAATCCCAGAGGTGTTCGATGGACTGATCACCATTAAAAAGGCAGTTCGTATCCCTGGCGAAAAAGCCAAGGTCGCGGTGGATTCTTACGATGATAGGATTGACCCAGTGGGTGCCTGTGTGGGTATGAAAGGATCTCGGATCCATGGAATTGTACGTGAGTTGGGCAACGAAAATATAGATGTGATTAACTGGACCAACAACCCGCAATTAATGGTGACCCGTGCACTTAGCCCTGCCAGGGTATCGTCCGTTAAATTGAACGATGAGAAAAAAACAGCTCAAGTATACCTTAAGCCAGAGGAAGTTTCCAAGGCCATTGGTAGAGGTGGGCATAACATACGATTGGCAGGTCAATTGACTGGTTACGAAATAGATGTGTTCCGCGAAGGCGTTGAGGAGGATGTGGAGTTGACCGAGTTTTCCGATGAGATCGAAAGCTGGGTTATCGAAGAATTCAAGAAGATTGGATTGGATACCGCACGTAGCGTTTTGGAACAGGATGCAAAAGATTTGGTGAAGAGAACCGATCTAGAAGAAGAAACAATCCTAGAGGTCGTTCGCATCCTCAAGGAAGAATTTGAAGATTAG